Proteins found in one Serinicoccus marinus DSM 15273 genomic segment:
- a CDS encoding DUF456 domain-containing protein: MEPAEILILVFMAIGVVGIVLPILPGLLVVLVGSLMWALTQQSTLGWVVFALSALVYALGVALQWAVPGQHMRRAGVRTSTLVIGVLCALVLGFVIPVVGLFLGFPLGIFLVSLVRTKDRREALRHTRLALRAVGLNILIELATAFALIAMFVVSALVLTPS; the protein is encoded by the coding sequence ATGGAGCCGGCCGAGATCCTCATCCTGGTGTTCATGGCGATCGGCGTCGTGGGGATCGTCCTGCCGATCCTGCCCGGGCTGCTCGTCGTGCTCGTGGGGTCCCTCATGTGGGCCCTGACGCAGCAGAGCACACTGGGGTGGGTGGTCTTCGCGCTCTCAGCGCTGGTCTACGCGCTCGGCGTCGCGCTGCAGTGGGCCGTCCCCGGCCAGCACATGCGCCGCGCCGGGGTCCGCACCTCGACCCTCGTCATCGGCGTGCTCTGCGCCCTCGTCCTGGGGTTCGTCATCCCGGTCGTGGGCCTCTTCCTGGGCTTCCCCCTCGGGATCTTCCTCGTCTCCCTGGTCCGGACGAAGGACCGCCGTGAGGCGCTGCGCCACACCCGGCTGGCGCTGCGGGCGGTCGGCCTCAACATCCTCATCGAGCTGGCGACCGCCTTCGCGCTCATCGCGATGTTCGTCGTGAGCGCGTTGGTGCTCACCCCCTCGTGA
- a CDS encoding DUF7455 domain-containing protein, with amino-acid sequence MNATLTPELNAADRCDRCGAQAYVRARLGDGLELHFCAHHGREHLDKLRAVDDVHITDETHRLQEQETPAV; translated from the coding sequence GTGAACGCCACTCTGACCCCTGAACTCAACGCTGCCGACCGCTGCGACCGCTGCGGGGCCCAGGCCTACGTCCGGGCCCGTCTGGGAGACGGCCTCGAGCTGCACTTCTGCGCCCACCACGGGCGGGAGCACCTCGACAAGCTGCGCGCGGTGGACGACGTGCACATCACCGACGAGACCCACCGGCTCCAGGAGCAGGAGACCCCTGCGGTCTGA